The following coding sequences are from one Strigops habroptila isolate Jane unplaced genomic scaffold, bStrHab1.2.pri NW_022045633.1_ctg1, whole genome shotgun sequence window:
- the LOC115603369 gene encoding uncharacterized protein LOC115603369: protein MPPPRCLHCSRPPALLRPRCGSPLCRGCFVRRFEAEALRSLAPGSRPPAPGPGATVAVAASGGKDSTVLSHLLQRFAPRLGWRLALVSVDEGIAGYREAALAAVRRGRGSPPLLVLSHRELFGWSVDELGPALGPGSRCTFCGVMRRQALERAARLLGADWIATGHNADDIAETVLMNFLRGDVARLRRTATEATGGTGDPTGTSRDTGDTIETSSDPIETSSDPIGTSSDTVGTSRSSGTTKNPMESTRNPMGDTPEAAVRSMEISAGSVTTEDPMDTTKNPMEAIKNPMEAIKTPMKTPINPMDTTKNPINTTPDLIETLMSFMKVLMGSPATPNPMETTPNPTETTPNPTETTPNPIDTTPNPIKTTKNPMKTPKNPTDTPINPIDTTKNPIDTTPDPIETLMSFMKVPMGSPTTPNPIDTTPNPINTTPNPMDTTKNPTKPIKNPVKTPKNPIATTPDPVETLMSFMKVSMGSPTTPNPIETTPNPIDTTPNPINTTPNPIETTPNPIKTTPNPVDTTPDPIETLMSFMKVPMGSPTTPNPIDTIKNPMKTPINPMDTTKNPIGTTPNPINTTPNPMDTPKNPTKPIKTPTKTPLNPTNTPKKPLKTPAEPPQASGKPSGAPWPPVPRCKPLRHAYEKEIVLYAYFQGLEYVSTECVYAPQAFRGHARALLKELEAARAPAVAALGHSSRRLRVGAEGGGRVLGACRRCGFAASRELCKACVLLAALERGRPKVGLGKRALEVAKEEGDGGRGGGWGGVVVGVRVMGMGAMGRVVVGLGVMGVMGMGAMGCVVVGVRVIGVMGMEMVAIGVMGIGMGAMGMGAMGCVVVGLGVMGVMDMGMGAMGCVVVGLGVIGVVGMEMVAIGVVDMGMGAMGCVVVGVRVIGVVGMEMVVMDLMAIGVRDMGMVVAIGMVIMELMAIRVKEVMVMGMEAMGRVVVGLGVMGVMGMGMLAIGVMDVGMGAMGMGAMGRVVVGLVAMGLVAIGLTAMGLLAMGLLAMGPVAVGLSTPWRGWRWRWWGPGAGP from the exons ATGCCCCCCCCGCGCTGCCTGCACTGCTCGCGCCCCCCGGCGCTGCTGCGCCCGCGCTGCGGCTCCCCCCTTTGCCGCGGCTGCTTCGTGCGGCGCTTCGAGGCCGAAGCCCTTCGCTCCCTGGCGCCGGgctcccgcccgcccgcgccgGGTCCCGGCGCCACCGTGGCCGTGGCCGCATCCGGCGGGAAGGACTCGACGGTGCTGAGCCACCTCCTGCAGCGCTTCGCCCCGCGCCTGGGCTGGCGCCTGGCGCTGGTCTCGGTGGACGAGGGCATCGCCGGGTACCGGGAGGCGGCGCTGGCGGCCGTGCGCAGGGGCCGCGGCTCCCCCCCGCTCCTCGTGCTCTCCCACCGGGAGCTGTTCGGCTGGAGCGTGGATGAGCTGGGGCCGGCGCTAGGACCCGGCTCCCGCTGCACCTTCTGCGGCGTCATGAGGAGGCAGGCGCTGGAGAGGGCGGCCCGGCTGCTGGGCGCCGACTGGATCGCCACTG GGCACAACGCCGACGACATCGCTGAGACCGTCCTGATGAACTTCCTGCGCGGGGACGTGGCGCGGCTGCGGCGCACGGCCACCGAGGCCACCGGCGGCACCGGGGACCCCACGGGGACCTCCAGGGACACCGGGGACACCATAGAGACCTCCAGTGACCCCATAGAGACCTCCAGTGACCCCATAGGGACCTCCAGTGACACCGTAGGGACCTCCAGGAGCTCTGGGACCACCAAGAACCCCATGGAGAGCACCAGAAACCCCATGGGAGACACCCCggaggctgctgtgaggtccATGGAGATCAGTGCAGGCTCTGTGACCACCGAGGACCCCATGGACACCACCAAGAACCCAATGGAAGCCATCAAGAACCCAATGGAAGCCATCAAGACCCCAATGAAGACCCCCATAAACCCCATGGACACCACCAAGAACCCCATCAACACCACCCCAGACCTTATAGAGACCCTGATGAGCTTCATGAAGGTCCTTATGGGGTCTCCAGCCACCCCAAACCCTATggaaaccaccccaaaccccacagaaaccaccccaaaccccacagaaaccaccccaaaccccatagacaccaccccaaaccccataaaGACCACCAAGAACCCAATGAAGACCCCCAAGAACCCCACGGACACCCCCATAAACCCCATAGACACCACCAAGAACCCCATAGACACCACCCCAGACCCTATAGAGACCCTGATGAGCTTCATGAAGGTCCCTATGGGGTCTccaaccaccccaaaccccatagacaccaccccaaaccccataaataccaccccaaaccccatggACACCACCAAGAACCCAACGAAGCCCATCAAGAACCCAGTGAAGACCCCCAAGAACCCCATAGCCACCACCCCAGACCCGGTAGAGACCCTGATGAGTTTCATGAaggtctctatggggtctccaACCACTCCAAACCCCATagaaaccaccccaaaccccatagacaccaccccaaaccccataaataccaccccaaaccccatagaaaccaccccaaaccccataaaGACCACCCCAAACCCCGTGGACACCACCCCAGACCCTATAGAGACCCTGATGAGTTTCATGAAGGTCCCTATGGGGTCTccaaccaccccaaaccccatagacACCATCAAGAACCCAATGAAGACCCCCATAAACCCCATGGACACCACCAAGAACCCCATAGgcaccaccccaaaccccataaataccaccccaaaccccatggacacccccaAGAACCCAACGAAGCCCATCAAGACCCCAACGAAGACCCCCCTAAACCCCACAAACACCCCCAAGAAGCCCCTCAAGACCCCAGCGGAGCCCCCTCAGGCCAGCGGGAAGCCCTCGGGGGCGCCGTGGCCGCCGGTGCCGCGGTGCAAGCCGCTGCGCCACGCCTACGAGAAGGAGATCGTGCTCTACGCCTACTTCCAGGGCTTGGAGTACGTGAGCACCGAGTGCGTGTACGCGCCGCAGGCCTTCCGCGGCCACGCCAGGGCCCTGCTCAAGGAGCTGGAGGCCGCCAGGGCCCCGGCCGTGGCCGCCCTGGGCCACTCGAGCCGCCGGCTGCGGGTGGGTGCTGAGGGCGGCGGCAGGGTGCTGGGCGCCTGCCGCAGGTGCGGGTTCGCCGCCAGCCGGGAGCTGTGCAAGGCCTGCGTGCTCCTGGCCGCCCTAGAGAGGGGCAGGCCCAAggtggggctggggaagaggGCGCTGGAGGTGGCCAAGGAGGAGGGGGAtggggggaggggtggggggtgggggggtgtggTTGTAGGGGTGAGGGTCATGGGcatgggggctatggggcggGTagttgtggggctgggggtcatgggggtaatggggatgggggctatggggtgtgTGGTTGTAGGGGTGAGGGTCATAGGGGTGATGGGCATGGAGATGGTGGCCATAGGGGTGATGGGCATAGGGATGGGGGCTATGGggatgggggctatggggtgtgTGGTTGTAGGGCTGGGGGTCATGGGGGTGATGGATATGGggatgggggcaatggggtgtGTAGTTGTAGGGCTGGGGGTCATAGGGGTGGTGGGCATGGAGATGGTGGCCATAGGGGTGGTGGATATGGggatgggggcaatggggtgtGTGGTTGTAGGGGTGAGGGTCATAGGGGTGGTGGGCATGGAGATGGTGGTCATGGACCTGATGGCCATAGGGGtgagggacatggggatggtGGTGGCCATAGGGATGGTGATCATGGAGCTGATGGCCATAAGGGTGAAGGAGGTCATGGTCATGGGGATGGAGGCTATGGGGCGTGTAGTTGTAGGGCTGGGGGTCATGGGGGTGATGGGCATGGGGATGTTGGCCATAGGGGTGATGGACGTGGggatgggggcaatggggatgggggctatggggcgtGTAGTTGTAGGGCTGGTGGCCATGGGGTTGGTGGCCATAGGGTTGACCGCCATGGGGCTATTGGCCATGGGGCTATTGGCCATGGGGCCGGTGGCCGTGGGGCTGTCGACCCCCTGGCGGgggtggaggtggaggtggtgggggCCGGGGGCCGGACCCTGA
- the TYROBP gene encoding TYRO protein tyrosine kinase-binding protein: protein MSPPPALLLLLLLLMGLAAAEGDCSSCLPGPGPIAALVAADIIMTLLIAGGAYCLGGRGQRGAPKPRPQEVEPTYQELQGARGDVYSELKR from the exons ATGAGCCCCCCCCCCgcactgctcctgctgctgctgctgctgatgg GATTGGCCGCTGCAGAGGGAG attgcagctcctgcctgccgGGCCCGGGACCAATCGCAGCTCTGGTGGCCGCTGACATCATCATGACGCTGCTCATCGCGGGCGGGGCCTATTGCCTGGGAGGGCGGGGCCAGAGAG GCGCGCCCAAGCCCCGCCCCCAGGAGGTGGAGCCGACCTATCAG GAGCTACAGGGCGCACGTGGAGACGTCTACAGCGAGCTCAAGCGAtag
- the RBM42 gene encoding RNA-binding protein 42, which produces MAAAAAPAAAAAPAAGPGPGPGPGAAASAVTGNGATAVTGNGAAAAAAAGAGPAKSGEERLKEMEAEMALFEQEVLGAPTPAAPPSTGDPASAMAVPPVTPVLRPIIATNTYQQVQQSLEARAAAAATVPPIGAPPVPFVGPAVSPQRPPVLRPAFVPHVLQRSGAPRSLSLRPPPGAIVGPPLGPPPAPPLLMAPPLQRPPPAPLPPLGTPLRGPAPVGSGSPVTPLTPLVAGPRPPPPTPSPSPSTAPPPPSSSSSLGVPVAPPPKLTPTVIQAAPTVYPPARKIQEEPAPPPSRALPPPPMPDIGPCLPSGHAHPVATPTVEPRPAHPAPRPARRTRPPEPTFLTPDVGAEPSPEDKKKGRGERLKRCIRTAAGSSWEDPSLLEWDADDFRIFCGDLGNEVNDDILARAFGRYPSFLKAKVIRDKRTGKTKGYGFVSFKDPNDYVRAMREMNGKYVGSRPIKLRKSMWKDRNLEVVRRKQREKKKLGLR; this is translated from the exons ATGGCGGCAGCTGCGGCTCCcgcagcggcggcggctccAGCGGCCGGGCCTGGGCCTGGTCCCGGTCCCGGAGCTGCGGCCTCGGCCGTGACCGGGAACGGAGCGACCGCGGTGACCGGGAacggggcagcggcggcggcggcggcgggagcggggccggccAAGAGCGGCGAGGAGCGGCTGAAGGAGATGGAGGCCGAGATGGCGCT GTTcgagcaggaggtgctgggagcCCCCACCCCGGCTGCACCCCCCAGTACTGGGGACCCAGCATCGGCCATGGCCGTGCCCCCCGTGACCCCTGTCCTGCGGCCCATCATTGCCACCAACACCTACCAGCAG GTCCAACAGAGCCTCGAGGCtcgcgccgccgccgccgccaccgtCCCCCCCATTGGAGCCCCCCCGGTGCCATTTGTGGGTCCAG ctgTGTCCCCACAGAGGCCACCAGTGCTGAGACCGGCCTTTGTCCCCCACGTGCTGCAGCGCTCTG GTGCCCCCCGGTCTCTATCCCtgcgccccccccccggggccaTCGTGGGCCCTCCCCTGGggcctccccccgcccccccgctGCTGATGGCACCGCCCCTGCAGCGGCCCCCCCCGGCGCCCCTCCCCCCGCTGGGGACCCCCCTGCGAGGCCCCGCCCCT GTGGGAAGCGGCTCCCCCGTGACCCCACTGACCCCTCTGGTGGCTGGGCCCCGccccccacctcccaccccctccccctccccttccacagcccctccccctccctcctcctcctcctctttgggGGTCCCGgtcgcccccccccccaagctgACCCCCACCGTGATCCAGGCGGCGCCGACCGTGTACCCCCCCGCGCGCAAGATCCAG GAGGAGCCGGCCCCCCCCCCATCGCGGGCGCTGCCGCCCCCCCCCATGCCCGACATTGggccctgcctgccctcagGCCACGCCCACCCCGTGGCCACGCCCACCGTGGAGCCGCGCCCCGCCCACCCCGCGCCCCGCCCAGCGCGGAGGACACGCCCCCCGGAGCCGACCTTCCTGACCCCGGAT GTGGGGGCGGAGCCGTCTCCGGAGGACAAGAAGaaggggcggggggagcggcTCAAGCGCTGCATCCGCACGGCCGCCGGCAGCAGCTGGGAGGACCCCAGCCTGCTCGAGTGGGACGCGG ATGACTTCCGGATCTTCTGTGGGGACCTCGGCAACGAGGTGAACGACGACATCCTGGCCAGAGCCTTTGGCCGTTATCCCTCCTTCCTGAAGGCCAAAGTGATCCGCGACAAGCGCACGGGGAAGACCAAGGGCTACGGATTCGTGTCCTTCAAGGACCCCAACGACTACGTCAGGGCCATGAGGGAGATGAACG GGAAGTACGTGGGCTCGCGGCCCATCAAGCTCCGGAAGAGCATGTGGAAGGACCGGAACCTGGAGGTCGTGCGCCGGAAGCAGCGCGAGAAGAAGAAGCTGGGTCTCAGATGA
- the LOC115603370 gene encoding putative uncharacterized protein DDB_G0290521 isoform X2 has translation MEPGLDLEERTDWLLRRSYALLQRGPAPRPGPAPAPCAGPAPSGDPLLQWRLRRRAEPAEEPQWGRPCWTSRDRSEAPRPLGKDSREPLRLEPRWRPCDPRGEPQPIGSGSQEPLWGQPCWMSRDPWVAPRPLEDCSHDALRQEPPVRSRDPCESPQPIRSSSQEPLWGQPCWRSRDSVDPTRPTEDSSHEPLRQAPCSRSHDPCEASQPIRSRPQDASRRGTPLQERCAHGAAREEPSLRSRDSQEAPQPIRSGSQDALQPIKDGTHDAPVDPILRLLRRRRRLLWQSLRAVDSVLAALPDNSH, from the exons ATGGAGCCG GGCCTGGACCTGGAGGAGCGCACGGATTGGCTGCTGCGGAGGAG cTACGCCCTCCTCCAGCGGGGTCCCGCCCCTCGCCCAGGCCCCGCCCCCGCCCCCTGCGCTGGCCCCGCCCCTTCCGGGGACCCCCTCCTCCAATGGCGGCTGCGGAGGAGGGCGGAGCCCGCAGAGGAGCCCCAATGGGGGCGGCCATGTTGGACATCACGTGACCGCTCGGAGGCGCCGAGGCCTTTGGGGAAGGACTCCCGTGAGCCCTTGCGGCTGGAGCCGCGCTGGAGGCCATGTGACCCTCGTGGTGAGCCACAGCCAATCGGGAGCGGCTCCCAGGAGCCGCTGTGGGGGCAGCCATGTTGGATGTCACGTGACCCATGGGTGGCGCCGAGGCCTTTGGAGGACTGCTCCCATGATGCTTTGCGGCAGGAGCCGCCTGTGAGGTCACGTGACCCCTGCGAGTCACCGCAGCCAAtcaggagcagctcccaggagcCGCTGTGGGGGCAGCCATGTTGGAGGTCACGTGACTCGGTTGATCCCACAAGGCCTACAGAGGACAGCTCCCATGAGCCTTTGCGGCAGGCGCCATGTTCGAGGTCACATGACCCCTGCGAGGCCTCACAGCCAATCAGGAGCCGCCCCCAGGATGCTTCGCGCCGGGGGACGCCATTGCAGGAGCGCTGCGCCCACGGTGCCGCGCGGGAGGAGCCATCTTTGAGGTCACGTGACAGCCAGGAGGCACCACAGCCAATCAGGAGCGGCTCCCAGGATGCTTTGCAGCCTATCAAGGACGGCACCCACG ATGCTCCGGTTGATCCCATCCTGCGGCTGCTCCGGCGCCGGCGCCGGCTCCTGTGGCAGAGCCTGAG ggccGTGGACTCCGTCCTGGCGGCGCTTCCGGACAACAGCCACTGA
- the LOC115603370 gene encoding keratinocyte proline-rich protein-like isoform X1 codes for MEPGLDLEERTDWLLRRSYALLQRGPAPRPGPAPAPCAGPAPSGDPLLQWRLRRRAEPAEEPQWGRPCWTSRDRSEAPRPLGKDSREPLRLEPRWRPCDPRGEPQPIGSGSQEPLWGQPCWMSRDPWVAPRPLEDCSHDALRQEPPVRSRDPCESPQPIRSSSQEPLWGQPCWRSRDSVDPTRPTEDSSHEPLRQAPCSRSHDPCEASQPIRSRPQDASRRGTPLQERCAHGAAREEPSLRSRDSQEAPQPIRSGSQDALQPIKDGTHGLGSLMGPGSHLWVQGVTYGFLRVTYGSNSVTYGAGESLMSPRGHLWVQ; via the exons ATGGAGCCG GGCCTGGACCTGGAGGAGCGCACGGATTGGCTGCTGCGGAGGAG cTACGCCCTCCTCCAGCGGGGTCCCGCCCCTCGCCCAGGCCCCGCCCCCGCCCCCTGCGCTGGCCCCGCCCCTTCCGGGGACCCCCTCCTCCAATGGCGGCTGCGGAGGAGGGCGGAGCCCGCAGAGGAGCCCCAATGGGGGCGGCCATGTTGGACATCACGTGACCGCTCGGAGGCGCCGAGGCCTTTGGGGAAGGACTCCCGTGAGCCCTTGCGGCTGGAGCCGCGCTGGAGGCCATGTGACCCTCGTGGTGAGCCACAGCCAATCGGGAGCGGCTCCCAGGAGCCGCTGTGGGGGCAGCCATGTTGGATGTCACGTGACCCATGGGTGGCGCCGAGGCCTTTGGAGGACTGCTCCCATGATGCTTTGCGGCAGGAGCCGCCTGTGAGGTCACGTGACCCCTGCGAGTCACCGCAGCCAAtcaggagcagctcccaggagcCGCTGTGGGGGCAGCCATGTTGGAGGTCACGTGACTCGGTTGATCCCACAAGGCCTACAGAGGACAGCTCCCATGAGCCTTTGCGGCAGGCGCCATGTTCGAGGTCACATGACCCCTGCGAGGCCTCACAGCCAATCAGGAGCCGCCCCCAGGATGCTTCGCGCCGGGGGACGCCATTGCAGGAGCGCTGCGCCCACGGTGCCGCGCGGGAGGAGCCATCTTTGAGGTCACGTGACAGCCAGGAGGCACCACAGCCAATCAGGAGCGGCTCCCAGGATGCTTTGCAGCCTATCAAGGACGGCACCCACGGTCTGGGGTCACTTATGGGTCCC GGGTCTCATTTATGGGTCCAAGGGGTCACGTATGGGTTCCTGAGGGTCACTTATGGGTCCAATAGTGTCACTTATGGGGCTGGGGAGTCACTTATGAGTCCAAGGGGTCACTTATGGGTCCAATAG
- the LOC115603370 gene encoding putative uncharacterized protein DDB_G0290521 isoform X3, translated as MEPGLDLEERTDWLLRRSYALLQRGPAPRPGPAPAPCAGPAPSGDPLLQWRLRRRAEPAEEPQWGRPCWTSRDRSEAPRPLGKDSREPLRLEPRWRPCDPRGEPQPIGSGSQEPLWGQPCWMSRDPWVAPRPLEDCSHDALRQEPPVRSRDPCESPQPIRSSSQEPLWGQPCWRSRDSVDPTRPTEDSSHEPLRQAPCSRSHDPCEASQPIRSRPQDASRRGTPLQERCAHGAAREEPSLRSRDSQEAPQPIRSGSQDALQPIKDGTHGLGSLMGP; from the exons ATGGAGCCG GGCCTGGACCTGGAGGAGCGCACGGATTGGCTGCTGCGGAGGAG cTACGCCCTCCTCCAGCGGGGTCCCGCCCCTCGCCCAGGCCCCGCCCCCGCCCCCTGCGCTGGCCCCGCCCCTTCCGGGGACCCCCTCCTCCAATGGCGGCTGCGGAGGAGGGCGGAGCCCGCAGAGGAGCCCCAATGGGGGCGGCCATGTTGGACATCACGTGACCGCTCGGAGGCGCCGAGGCCTTTGGGGAAGGACTCCCGTGAGCCCTTGCGGCTGGAGCCGCGCTGGAGGCCATGTGACCCTCGTGGTGAGCCACAGCCAATCGGGAGCGGCTCCCAGGAGCCGCTGTGGGGGCAGCCATGTTGGATGTCACGTGACCCATGGGTGGCGCCGAGGCCTTTGGAGGACTGCTCCCATGATGCTTTGCGGCAGGAGCCGCCTGTGAGGTCACGTGACCCCTGCGAGTCACCGCAGCCAAtcaggagcagctcccaggagcCGCTGTGGGGGCAGCCATGTTGGAGGTCACGTGACTCGGTTGATCCCACAAGGCCTACAGAGGACAGCTCCCATGAGCCTTTGCGGCAGGCGCCATGTTCGAGGTCACATGACCCCTGCGAGGCCTCACAGCCAATCAGGAGCCGCCCCCAGGATGCTTCGCGCCGGGGGACGCCATTGCAGGAGCGCTGCGCCCACGGTGCCGCGCGGGAGGAGCCATCTTTGAGGTCACGTGACAGCCAGGAGGCACCACAGCCAATCAGGAGCGGCTCCCAGGATGCTTTGCAGCCTATCAAGGACGGCACCCACGGTCTGGGGTCACTTATGGGTCCCTGA
- the LIN37 gene encoding protein lin-37 homolog: MLAVKVKVEKPELEAAAARSRLDSVLQELMERSRGTRESMEEETGKAPGDALTKEASPSAPGKRPSGRFSQQRRKKRREAEEGPDPVQRPNTYVIKLFDRSVELGQFPEGTPLYPVCRAWMRNCPTAPAPHPAPLAAPAPHTAPAPRPQKDHGGHYYPHPEGPWWPSPSSSRRTMVAITIFIQKVHGGHHHPHPEGPWWPSLSSSSRRTMVAITIFIQKDHGGHHYPHLLEGPWWPSPSSSRRTMVAITIFIQKDHSGHHIIGPLGQALPPNEEPKVWAGARSWWPLNYLLHP; this comes from the exons ATGTTGGCCGTGAAAGTGAAGGTGGAGAAACCag AGCTGGAGGCCGCGGCCGCCCGGAGCCGCCTGGACTcggtgctgcaggagctgatggAGCGGAGCCGGGGCACACG cgAATCCATGgaggaagagacaggaaaagcaCCTGGAGACGCATTGACCAA GGAGGCGTCGCCCAGCGCCCCTGGGAAGAG GCCCTCGGGCCGCTTCTCGCAGCAGCGCCGGAAGAAGCGCCGGGAGGCGGAGGAGGGGCCGGACCCGGTGCAGCGGCCGA acACGTACGTGATCAAGCTCTTCGACCGCAGCGTTGAGCTGGGGCAGTTCCCCGAGGGGACCCCCCTGTACCCCGTGTGTCGCGCCTGGATGCGGAACTGCCCCACGGCTCCTGCCCCACATCCTGCCCCACTCGCggctccagccccacacacgGCTCCAGCCCCGCGACCACAG AAGGACCATGGTGGCCATTACTATCCTCATCCAGAAGGACCATGGTGGCCATCACCATCTTCATCCAGAAGGACCATGGTGGCCATCACCATCTTCATCCAGAAGGTCCATGGTGGCCATCACCATCCTCATCCAGAAGGACCATGGTGGCCATCACTATCCTCATCTTCTAGAAGGACCATGGTGGCCATCACCATCTTCATCCAGAAGGACCATGGTGGCCATCACTATCCTCATCTTCTAGAAGGACCATGGTGGCCATCACCATCTTCGTCCAGAAGGACCATGGTGGCCATCACCATCTTCATCCAGAAGGATCATAGTGGCCACCACATCATAGGACCTCTTGGTCAAGCTCTTCCACCCAATGAGGAGCCAAAGGTCTGGGCTGGAGCCAGGTCCTGGTGGCCTCTCAACTACCTTCTCCATCCATAG
- the LOC115603372 gene encoding kallikrein-8-like, with the protein MKILLLMLLALEATASRNVLWVIEGTSCDLPWQAALFKGDRFICGGTLVDRNWVLTAAHCHVPGFINVRLGGRRHKDSGGTEQRRHSAMVFKYPWYNETNKDGDLMLIKFHLPIHINKQVKPLPLASHCPVPGKTCQISGWGSTTSPEVTFPEDLHCTKVTIISEDQCRRIYPDSITPNMVCAGESRSRADSCQGDSGGPLMCDGRLQGIVSWGPGVCGDPKKPGVYVNLCKYTRWLQETMRRN; encoded by the exons ATGAAGATCCTGCTCCTGATGCTCCTGGCACTGGAAGCCACAG CCTCAAGAAACGTCCTATGGGTGATCGAGGGGACCTCCTGTGACCTGCCCTGGCAAGCTGCCCTCTTCAAAGGAGACAGGTTCATCTGTGGTGGGACGCTGGTGGACAGGAACTGGGTGCTGACGGCCGCCCATTGCCACGTCCCGGG CTTCATCAACGTGCGGTTGGGTGGCCGGAGGCACAAGGACTCCGGTGGCACCGAGCAGAGGAGACATTCAGCCATGGTCTTCAAGTACCCGTGGTACAACGAGACCAACAAGGACGGTGACCTGATGCTCATCAAGTTCCACCTCCCCATCCACATCAACAAGCAGGTGAAGCCCTTGCCATTGGCTTCCCATTGTCCAGTGCCTGGCAAGACCTGTCAGATCTCAGGATGGGGGTCCACCACCAGCCCTGAAG TCACCTTCCCTGAGGACCTCCATTGCACCAAGGTGACCATCATCTCAGAGGACCAATGCCGGCGCATCTACCCCGACTCCATCACCCCCAACATGGTTTGTGCTGGTGAATCCCGGAGCCGGGCCGACTCCTGCCAG GGTGACTCCGGGGGACCTCTCATGTGTGATGGGCGTCTCCAAGGCATCGTCTCTTGGGGTCCTGGTGTGTGTGGAGACCCCAAGAAACCCGGAGTCTACGTCAACCTCTGCAAGTACACACGGTGGCTTCAGGAGACCATGAGAAGGAACTGA